Proteins encoded together in one Coffea arabica cultivar ET-39 chromosome 2c, Coffea Arabica ET-39 HiFi, whole genome shotgun sequence window:
- the LOC113722026 gene encoding WUSCHEL-related homeobox 9 → MASSNRHWPSMFKSKPCNSQHQWQHEINSSLISNGCQRAPSCASSGSEERSPEPKPRWNPRPEQIRILEAIFNSGMVNPPRDEIRKIRAQLQEYGQVGDANVFYWFQNRKSRSKHKQRHFQSTTKSQPPQIPHITSTPPATKTTSLSSSSSSSEKSSQNSADKTLSLGPKNLFDTSSSPTASVNQHFFQSHSAEFLPAPFFFPVQQPPSAAESTPPAAFSQGFCFSDAPSLSHLADNTIQNSSSILLSDLLLMNHLPTKKVQDEKIKLQQQLNYTALTTPPITTSQSIFSPTRVAAVSSIDHVHGVGETGSADPTKSTVFINDVAFEVTSAFFNVREAFGDDAVLVHSSGQPVMTNEWGVTLQPLQHGAFYYLIRTSTSSSHDTTIDLIYPTRGC, encoded by the exons ATGGCTTCATCAAATAGACACTGGCCTAGCATGTTTAAGTCCAAGCCTTGCAACTCTCAGCACCAATGGCAGCACGAGATCAATTCTTCTCTCATCTCTAACGGTTGCCAAAGAGCCCCCTCCTGTGCATCATCAG GGTCTGAAGAGAGGAGTCCCGAACCAAAACCGAGATGGAATCCAAGGCCGGAGCAAATACGGATACTGGAAGCTATCTTCAACTCGGGAATGGTGAACCCTCCAAGGGATGAGATAAGGAAAATCAGAGCTCAATTGCAAGAATATGGACAAGTTGGAGATGCCAATGTCTTTTATTGGTTTCAGAACAGAAAATCAAGAAGCAAGCACAAGCAGCGCCATTTCCAAAGCACCACCAAGTCACAACCTCCACAAATCCCTCACATTACATCTACTCCTCCTGCAACCAAAACTACTTCTCTCTCATCATCTTCATCCTCTTCTGAAAAGTCTTCTCAAAATTCAGCAGACAAAACCCTCTCACTCGGTCCCAAGAACCTTTTTGATACATCAAGTTCTCCAACTGCTTCAGTTAACCAGCACTTTTTCCAATCCCACAGTGCTGAATTCTTGCCTGCACCCTTCTTTTTCCCAGTGCAACAGCCACCCTCTGCTGCAGAGTCAACACCTCCTGCTGCTTTTAGTCAAGGGTTTTGTTTCTCTGATGCACCAAGTCTTTCTCATCTGGCTGATAATACCATCCAAAACTCTTCTAGTATCTTGCTTAGTGATTTGCTGCTGATGAACCATCTGCCCACCAAAAAGGTTCAGGATGAGAAGATTAAGCTGCAGCAACAGTTAAACTACACTGCTTTAACTACACCTCCAATTACTACTAGTCAAAGCATTTTTTCTCCCACAAGAGTAGCTGCCGTGTCAAGCATTGATCACGTTCATG GTGTTGGTGAAACGGGCTCAGCTGATCCTACAAAATCAACCGTTTTTATCAACGATGTGGCGTTTGAGGTGACGAGTGCATTCTTTAACGTGAGAGAAGCATTTGGAGATGATGCAGTGCTGGTACACTCCTCTGGTCAGCCTGTTATGACCAATGAATGGGGTGTCACTCTCCAGCCTCTTCAGCATGGTGCATTCTACTACTTGATTCGCACGTCAACTTCCTCATCTCATGACACCACTATTGATTTG ATTTATCCGACTCGTGGATGTTGA